Below is a genomic region from Streptomyces roseoviridis.
CCTTCCGCCGTCCGGAGGTGGGCGCGTGACCGCCATGGTGAAGGCCGAAGGCGTCCACAAGTCCTACGGCGCCGCGCACATCCTCCGCGGCATCGACCTCGAGGTGCAGAACGGGGAGGTGTTCTGCCTGGTCGGCCCGTCCGGGTCCGGCAAGTCCACCTTCCTGCGCTGCATCAACCACCTGGAGCGCATCGACGGCGGCCGGCTCTCGGTCGACGGGCAGCTCGTCGGCTACCGCCAGAAGGGCGACAAGCTCTACGAGCTGAAGGACAGCGAGGTCGCCGCCCAGCGCCGGGACATCGGCATGGTCTTCCAGCGCTTCAACCTCTTCCCCCACATGACGGCCCTCGGCAACGTGATGGAGGCGCCCGTCCAGGTGAAGGGCGAGTCCAAGGCGGTGGCACGCGAGCGCGCCGAGCGCCTGCTCGACCGGGTCGGCCTGCGCGACCGCATGGGCAACTACCCCTCGCAGCTCTCCGGCGGCCAGCAGCAGCGCGTGGC
It encodes:
- a CDS encoding amino acid ABC transporter ATP-binding protein; this encodes MTAMVKAEGVHKSYGAAHILRGIDLEVQNGEVFCLVGPSGSGKSTFLRCINHLERIDGGRLSVDGQLVGYRQKGDKLYELKDSEVAAQRRDIGMVFQRFNLFPHMTALGNVMEAPVQVKGESKAVARERAERLLDRVGLRDRMGNYPSQLSGGQQQRVAIARALAMEPKLMLFDEPTSALDPELVGDVLDVMRDLAESGMTMIVVTHEMGFAREVGDSLVFMDGGVVVESGNPRDVLTNPQHDRTKAFLSKVL